The Nitratidesulfovibrio sp. genome has a window encoding:
- a CDS encoding DegT/DnrJ/EryC1/StrS family aminotransferase, with protein sequence MDIKVNFSGRALYYTEDEIAVVAEAMRTAETLTQGRYMQEFQRKFADYLGVEHCFAVMNGVSALELSAQLCRFKPGDEVVIPSHTFTASAYPFLKKGAKPVWADIDLKTRVVSAESIEKVLTPRTKAIVVVHLYGYVADMPAIMELARSRGILVVEDTAQSIGADVDGKMSGSFGDFAIYSFHSHKNLTTLGEGGMLVVQDPELAKLVPALRHNGHCGFDYERPDYWVPAMGNVDMPMIDGEMLWPNNYCIGEIECALGIKQLERIDRINAEKRERAVRFIDALADYPELEFHRVDTTRHNYHLLAARMTNGNRDAFIRTMFNDKGVKCVVQYYPLNRYPFYQRLGYGAADCPNADTFFDNMISFPFQHWLTETEFDYMLAATKDVLDGLRKG encoded by the coding sequence ATGGATATCAAGGTGAATTTCAGCGGCCGCGCCCTCTACTATACGGAGGACGAGATTGCCGTGGTGGCCGAGGCCATGCGCACTGCCGAGACCCTGACCCAGGGCCGGTACATGCAGGAGTTCCAGCGCAAGTTTGCGGACTACCTGGGCGTGGAGCACTGCTTTGCGGTGATGAACGGGGTGTCGGCGTTGGAGCTTTCGGCGCAGCTGTGCCGGTTCAAGCCGGGCGACGAGGTGGTCATTCCCTCGCACACGTTCACGGCGTCGGCGTATCCGTTCCTGAAGAAGGGCGCGAAGCCGGTGTGGGCGGACATAGATCTGAAGACCCGCGTGGTGTCGGCGGAAAGCATCGAAAAGGTGCTCACCCCGCGCACGAAGGCCATCGTGGTGGTGCATTTGTACGGCTACGTGGCGGACATGCCCGCCATCATGGAACTGGCGCGCTCGCGCGGCATCCTGGTGGTGGAGGACACGGCCCAGTCCATCGGCGCGGACGTGGACGGCAAGATGTCCGGCAGCTTCGGCGACTTCGCCATCTATTCCTTCCACTCGCACAAGAACCTGACGACCCTGGGCGAGGGCGGCATGCTGGTGGTGCAGGATCCGGAACTGGCCAAGCTGGTGCCCGCGCTGCGCCACAACGGACACTGCGGCTTCGACTACGAGCGGCCCGACTACTGGGTGCCTGCCATGGGCAACGTGGACATGCCCATGATCGACGGCGAAATGCTGTGGCCCAACAACTACTGCATCGGCGAGATCGAGTGCGCGCTGGGCATCAAGCAGTTGGAGCGCATCGACCGCATCAACGCGGAAAAGCGCGAACGCGCCGTGCGCTTCATCGATGCGCTGGCCGACTATCCGGAGCTGGAGTTTCACCGGGTGGACACCACCCGGCACAACTACCACCTGCTGGCCGCGCGCATGACGAACGGCAACCGCGATGCGTTCATCCGCACCATGTTCAACGACAAGGGCGTGAAGTGCGTGGTGCAGTACTACCCGCTGAACCGCTACCCGTTCTACCAGCGCCTGGGTTACGGCGCGGCGGACTGCCCCAATGCCGACACGTTCTTCGACAACATGATCTCCTTCCCGTTCCAGCACTGGCTGACCGAGACGGAATTCGACTACATGCTCGCCGCCACCAAAGACGTGCTCGACGGGCTGCGCAAGGGTTAG
- a CDS encoding iron-containing alcohol dehydrogenase family protein, which yields MYRNTKNVPFYILGKGSFAQLGDLVDARRAAVAGPAVFFMDHFFRGRELEGRLPKKDGDLVLFVDTTNEPTTEQIDDFAAATRAHDNRLPCTVVAIGGGATLDVGKAVANMLTNPGQAADYQGWDLVKNPAPHKIGVPTLSGTGAECSRTCVLLNAKRGIKLGMNSDLTMYDQLLLDPELTRTVPRDQYFYTGMDTYMHCIESLRGSYRNVIVDALAQKAVHMCEEIFLSDDMMAEENLEKMMIASYLGGMSAGNVGVIHPISAGLSVVLHTHHGIANCYALSVLGDFYPEDYPNYVKMIERQGVNLPKGLCANLSDDQMKALVASSVVHEKPLTNALGPDFRKILTDEKVISLFKAM from the coding sequence ATGTACCGCAATACCAAGAATGTTCCCTTCTACATCCTCGGCAAGGGTTCCTTTGCCCAGCTGGGCGACCTTGTGGACGCGCGCCGCGCTGCCGTGGCCGGTCCCGCCGTGTTCTTCATGGACCACTTCTTCCGGGGGCGCGAGCTGGAAGGCCGCCTGCCCAAGAAGGACGGCGACCTCGTGCTGTTCGTGGACACCACCAACGAACCCACCACCGAGCAGATCGACGACTTTGCCGCCGCCACGCGCGCCCATGACAACCGCCTGCCCTGCACCGTCGTGGCCATTGGCGGCGGCGCCACCCTGGACGTGGGCAAGGCCGTGGCCAACATGCTCACCAACCCCGGCCAGGCCGCGGACTACCAGGGCTGGGACCTCGTCAAGAACCCCGCCCCGCACAAGATCGGCGTGCCCACCCTGTCCGGCACCGGCGCGGAATGCTCGCGCACCTGCGTGCTGCTGAACGCCAAGCGCGGCATCAAGCTGGGCATGAACAGCGACCTGACCATGTACGACCAGTTGCTGCTGGACCCGGAACTGACCCGCACCGTGCCGCGCGACCAGTATTTCTACACCGGCATGGACACCTACATGCACTGCATCGAATCGCTGCGGGGCAGCTACCGCAACGTCATCGTCGATGCCCTGGCCCAGAAGGCCGTGCACATGTGCGAGGAAATCTTTCTGTCCGACGACATGATGGCCGAGGAAAACCTGGAAAAGATGATGATCGCCTCGTACCTCGGCGGCATGAGCGCCGGTAACGTGGGCGTCATCCACCCCATCTCCGCAGGCCTCTCCGTGGTGCTGCACACCCACCACGGCATCGCCAACTGCTACGCCCTCAGCGTGCTGGGCGACTTCTACCCCGAAGACTACCCCAACTACGTGAAGATGATCGAACGCCAGGGCGTCAACCTGCCCAAGGGCCTGTGCGCCAACCTTTCCGACGACCAGATGAAGGCCCTGGTGGCCTCGTCCGTGGTGCACGAAAAGCCGCTCACCAACGCCCTCGGCCCCGACTTCCGCAAGATCCTCACCGACGAGAAGGTCATCTCGCTGTTCAAGGCGATGTAA
- a CDS encoding YbaY family lipoprotein — protein MNDDGKIMTRRNATAGRGLSVLVALLVLAALLAGCSQKLQLYRPGSLAMVTGTVTFRQRILLPLSVQGEVRLLDVTDGGEGVELARVELAAPVRVPAPFRIDFDAARIDQRRNYVVEATLFEPGTGGGPGRVWFRTSAPQYVLTHGNPVYLDMVLEMTR, from the coding sequence ATGAACGACGACGGCAAGATCATGACCCGGCGAAATGCAACCGCCGGGCGCGGGCTTTCGGTGCTGGTGGCGCTGCTGGTGCTTGCGGCACTGCTGGCCGGGTGCAGCCAGAAACTGCAACTGTATCGGCCCGGTTCACTGGCCATGGTGACGGGTACGGTAACCTTTCGTCAGCGCATTCTGCTGCCGCTTTCGGTGCAGGGCGAGGTGCGCCTGCTGGACGTGACCGATGGCGGAGAAGGGGTGGAGCTGGCCCGCGTGGAACTGGCCGCGCCGGTGCGGGTGCCCGCACCGTTCCGCATCGATTTCGATGCCGCGCGCATCGATCAGCGCCGCAACTACGTGGTCGAAGCCACCCTGTTCGAGCCGGGCACGGGCGGCGGACCGGGCCGGGTGTGGTTTCGCACGTCGGCACCGCAGTACGTGCTGACGCACGGCAACCCGGTCTATCTGGATATGGTGCTGGAGATGACGCGATGA
- a CDS encoding DNA-3-methyladenine glycosylase I, giving the protein MSAGVPEEQDGVSGALKVGVSGVLKAGVTRCPWARAPEEIAYHDTEWGVPVRDDRIHFEFLVLEAAQAGLSWLTILRKREGYRRLFADFDPTVVARYTQADVERLLGDAAIVRNRLKVESAVHNARLFLDVQARHGSFDAFIWNFVDGRPVCNQWRELAQVPATTPLSDTVSRELKRLGFKFVGSTVIYAHLQATGLVNDHLTSCFRHAEVAAERRGHME; this is encoded by the coding sequence ATGAGCGCAGGTGTGCCGGAAGAACAAGACGGCGTGTCCGGCGCTCTGAAGGTCGGCGTGTCCGGCGTTCTGAAGGCCGGTGTCACCCGCTGCCCGTGGGCGCGCGCGCCGGAGGAAATCGCCTACCACGACACCGAGTGGGGCGTGCCCGTGCGCGACGACCGCATCCACTTCGAATTCCTGGTGCTGGAAGCGGCACAGGCCGGGCTTTCGTGGCTGACCATCCTGCGCAAGCGCGAAGGCTACCGCCGTCTGTTCGCCGATTTCGATCCCACCGTGGTGGCTCGGTACACCCAGGCAGACGTGGAACGGCTGCTGGGCGATGCCGCCATCGTGCGTAACCGCCTGAAGGTGGAGTCCGCCGTGCACAACGCCCGGCTGTTCCTGGACGTGCAGGCCCGCCACGGCAGCTTCGATGCGTTCATCTGGAACTTCGTGGACGGTCGCCCGGTGTGCAACCAGTGGCGCGAGCTTGCGCAGGTGCCCGCAACCACGCCGCTGTCGGACACGGTGTCCAGGGAATTGAAGCGGCTGGGCTTCAAATTCGTGGGGTCCACGGTCATCTATGCCCATTTGCAGGCCACGGGGCTGGTCAACGATCATCTGACCAGTTGCTTTCGCCATGCCGAGGTGGCGGCGGAGCGCAGGGGCCACATGGAATAG
- a CDS encoding glycosyltransferase, with protein MESPAVNFTIPTFNRLELTKRCIFSLKRHVHVPSRITVVDNCSTDGTREFLVKLHEHGVIDHLCLLRKNMGVSCASNFGFDVCPTPLYMKLDNDIEVTDPRWILDILDLWSADPEVAFLGPRLGAPKAALYDVTLGSGRTVTATRRSLTGSATAIARDVFNILGYWNEDYGLYGEEDADYSHRAKLARFLLVCYASEGRIRDLGTPPSTQADYNSYKSAQRRKNLVPRTGINKFALYCYLYEHGILELHCPRRYLPAINGYDVKFSINPHFMLRKKVVTACARAIGALPDAMFASALGSEDFVAALTATAAEVRLHHQPPAPPATGQP; from the coding sequence ATGGAATCCCCCGCCGTCAATTTCACCATCCCCACGTTCAATCGCCTGGAGTTGACGAAGCGCTGCATTTTTTCCTTGAAAAGGCATGTGCACGTACCGTCCAGGATTACCGTGGTGGACAACTGTTCGACGGATGGCACGCGCGAATTTCTCGTGAAGCTGCACGAACACGGTGTCATTGACCACCTGTGCCTGTTGCGCAAGAACATGGGGGTCTCGTGCGCGTCCAACTTCGGGTTCGATGTGTGTCCGACGCCGCTGTACATGAAGCTGGACAACGACATCGAGGTGACCGACCCCCGGTGGATTCTCGACATCCTCGACCTGTGGTCGGCCGATCCGGAGGTGGCCTTTCTGGGGCCACGGCTCGGCGCGCCGAAAGCGGCGCTGTACGATGTCACCCTTGGAAGCGGGCGGACGGTCACCGCCACCCGGCGCAGCCTGACGGGCTCGGCCACCGCCATCGCGCGCGACGTGTTCAACATTCTCGGTTACTGGAACGAGGATTACGGCCTGTATGGCGAGGAGGACGCCGACTACTCGCACCGGGCCAAACTGGCGCGCTTTCTGCTGGTCTGCTACGCATCGGAGGGCCGGATACGCGACCTCGGCACGCCGCCCAGCACCCAGGCGGACTACAACAGCTACAAGAGCGCCCAACGCCGCAAGAACCTTGTGCCGCGCACGGGCATCAACAAGTTTGCGCTGTACTGCTACCTGTACGAACACGGCATTCTGGAACTGCACTGCCCCCGGCGGTACCTGCCCGCCATCAACGGCTACGACGTGAAGTTCTCCATCAATCCCCACTTCATGCTGCGCAAGAAGGTCGTCACCGCTTGCGCCCGCGCCATCGGCGCCCTGCCCGACGCCATGTTCGCCAGCGCCCTTGGCAGCGAGGACTTTGTCGCCGCCCTGACGGCCACGGCAGCGGAAGTGCGCCTGCACCACCAGCCCCCGGCCCCTCCGGCAACAGGTCAGCCCTAG
- a CDS encoding IscA/HesB family protein codes for MITLTDRARTELDAYFSDKERSPIRIYLAPGGCSGPRLALALDEPGEEDKVFEPGGYTFCVNGALLEQSGAINIDLGSMGFAVTSEVQLGGGGGGCSGCGSSSSCCG; via the coding sequence ATGATTACGCTTACCGACCGTGCCCGCACGGAACTTGATGCCTATTTCTCCGACAAGGAACGCAGCCCCATTCGCATCTACCTGGCCCCCGGTGGGTGCAGCGGTCCGCGACTTGCGCTGGCCCTGGACGAACCCGGCGAGGAAGACAAGGTGTTCGAGCCCGGCGGCTACACCTTCTGCGTCAATGGCGCGCTGCTGGAACAGTCCGGTGCCATCAACATCGACCTTGGCTCCATGGGGTTTGCCGTGACCTCCGAAGTGCAGCTTGGCGGCGGTGGCGGTGGTTGCAGCGGGTGCGGGAGTTCCAGCAGCTGCTGCGGCTAA
- a CDS encoding TIGR00730 family Rossman fold protein, with translation MRSIAVYCGSNFGRGDDYLKAAVALGQTLAAQSIRLVYGGTTKGLMGVVADAALRAGGEVHGVITEKLVERGQLHEGLSSHDVVPDMRSRKARMAQLAEGFVAMPGGIGTLEELFEVWVEGQLYPPARPIGLLDVGGFYGPFFGMIDHMIEERFLPQGHKDMVMAHADPARLVSAMRAYTPVTVEKWGL, from the coding sequence ATGCGCAGCATCGCCGTGTATTGCGGCTCCAATTTCGGAAGGGGCGACGACTACCTGAAGGCCGCCGTTGCTCTGGGGCAGACCCTGGCGGCACAGTCCATCCGCCTGGTTTACGGTGGCACCACCAAGGGCCTCATGGGCGTGGTGGCCGACGCGGCCCTGCGCGCCGGGGGCGAGGTGCACGGCGTGATCACCGAAAAGCTGGTGGAGCGCGGGCAGTTGCATGAAGGCTTGAGCAGCCACGACGTGGTGCCCGACATGCGCAGCCGCAAGGCCCGCATGGCCCAGCTGGCCGAGGGCTTCGTGGCCATGCCCGGCGGCATCGGCACGCTGGAGGAACTGTTCGAGGTATGGGTGGAAGGCCAGCTCTACCCGCCCGCGCGGCCCATCGGCCTGCTGGACGTGGGCGGTTTCTACGGGCCGTTCTTCGGCATGATCGACCACATGATCGAGGAACGCTTCCTGCCCCAGGGGCACAAGGACATGGTCATGGCCCATGCGGACCCGGCCCGGCTGGTTTCCGCCATGCGCGCGTATACCCCGGTTACCGTGGAGAAGTGGGGGTTGTAG
- a CDS encoding PilZ domain-containing protein produces the protein MKDPIDDRREHFRINLAADEYDYPCRIRYGEHEYRARLLDVSTGGARLLVYGGGADLGGAGRGMYLHATMGEPGHLQNIPYHTRWYRGNEMGVEFEPPLNADREELRRTMAHCR, from the coding sequence ATGAAAGATCCCATCGATGACCGCAGGGAACATTTCCGCATCAATCTGGCAGCCGACGAATACGACTACCCGTGCCGCATCCGCTATGGCGAGCACGAGTACAGGGCACGGCTGCTGGACGTGAGCACCGGGGGAGCGCGCCTGCTGGTGTACGGCGGCGGCGCGGACCTGGGCGGTGCGGGCAGGGGCATGTACCTGCACGCCACCATGGGCGAGCCGGGGCACCTGCAAAACATCCCCTACCACACCCGCTGGTACCGGGGGAACGAAATGGGGGTGGAGTTCGAACCGCCCCTGAACGCGGACCGCGAAGAACTGCGGCGCACCATGGCCCACTGCCGCTGA
- the ilvB gene encoding acetolactate synthase large subunit encodes MPAHTPSRIAPGTPQDSASGAAPTPRKRQPTGADLVIRLLERQGIDVIAGIPGGANLPLYDALGRAGSIRHVLARHEQGAGFMAQGMARVTGRPAVFFATSGPGATNTLTAIADAKLDSVPVVCITGQVPLSLVGSDAFQEVDIYGMSIPVTKHNFLVRSVEELAEVIPAAFRIAASGRPGPVLVDIPKNVQMAPVDPSVFDNPPQPGQPAPPPAPDPAGISRAAALLNAARRPMLYLGGGVVASGASEMAVQLAERAGLPTVMTLMALGAMPAGHPLSLGMLGMHAARHTNLLLAECDVLLVAGARFDDRAVGKAERFCPQATIIHIDIDESELDKILPVHCGITGDVGLALAELLPLLRTRAETGREAWLTQVEECRRRHPFVMPGADDPRTPYGLIRCAADAVDHDAIVATDVGQHQMRTAQAYPLRGPRRWLTSGGLGTMGFGLPAAIGAALARPEATVLCFTGDGSLQMNIQELATAAEEGVNVKILLADNNALGLVRQQQELFYEGRLVASTYRRKVDFARIAEGFGVPAVDLDASEHPLRDLADALRAPGPCLIRVTVPADANVYPMVPPGADNLQMIGGEPEPDGATPTLSEDDDDCDTHADATGGHHVHA; translated from the coding sequence ATGCCAGCCCACACCCCGTCCCGTATCGCACCCGGCACCCCGCAAGACAGCGCATCCGGTGCTGCACCCACCCCCCGAAAACGCCAGCCGACCGGCGCGGACCTGGTCATCCGCCTGCTGGAGCGGCAGGGCATCGACGTCATCGCGGGCATCCCCGGCGGGGCCAACCTGCCCCTGTACGATGCCCTTGGCCGTGCCGGTTCCATCCGCCACGTGCTGGCCCGGCACGAGCAGGGCGCGGGCTTCATGGCCCAGGGCATGGCCCGCGTCACCGGGCGGCCCGCCGTGTTCTTCGCCACGTCCGGCCCCGGCGCCACCAACACCCTGACGGCCATCGCCGACGCCAAGCTCGATTCCGTGCCCGTGGTGTGCATCACCGGGCAGGTGCCGCTGAGTCTGGTGGGCAGTGACGCCTTTCAGGAGGTGGACATCTACGGCATGTCCATTCCCGTGACCAAGCACAACTTTCTGGTGCGGTCGGTGGAGGAACTGGCCGAGGTGATTCCCGCCGCCTTCCGCATCGCCGCGTCCGGTCGCCCCGGCCCGGTGCTGGTGGACATTCCCAAGAACGTGCAGATGGCCCCGGTGGACCCGTCGGTGTTCGACAACCCGCCGCAGCCGGGCCAGCCCGCGCCGCCCCCGGCGCCCGACCCGGCGGGCATCTCGCGCGCCGCCGCGCTGCTCAACGCGGCCAGACGCCCCATGCTCTATCTGGGCGGTGGTGTGGTGGCCTCCGGTGCGTCGGAGATGGCCGTACAGCTTGCCGAGCGGGCCGGGCTGCCCACGGTGATGACCCTGATGGCCCTGGGCGCCATGCCCGCCGGGCACCCCCTGTCGCTCGGCATGCTGGGCATGCACGCGGCGCGGCACACCAACCTGCTGCTGGCCGAATGCGACGTGCTGCTGGTGGCCGGGGCCCGCTTTGACGACCGGGCCGTGGGCAAGGCGGAGCGCTTCTGTCCCCAGGCCACCATCATCCACATCGACATCGACGAAAGCGAACTGGACAAGATCCTGCCGGTGCACTGCGGCATCACCGGCGACGTGGGGCTGGCCCTGGCCGAACTGCTGCCCCTGTTGCGCACCCGCGCGGAAACCGGGCGCGAGGCGTGGCTGACCCAGGTGGAGGAATGCCGCCGCCGCCACCCCTTCGTCATGCCCGGCGCGGACGACCCGCGCACGCCGTACGGCCTGATCCGCTGCGCCGCCGATGCCGTGGACCACGACGCCATCGTGGCCACCGACGTGGGCCAGCACCAGATGCGCACCGCCCAGGCCTATCCCCTGCGCGGTCCGCGCCGCTGGCTGACGTCCGGCGGCCTCGGCACCATGGGGTTTGGTTTGCCCGCCGCCATCGGCGCGGCGCTGGCCCGGCCCGAGGCCACGGTGCTGTGCTTCACCGGCGACGGCAGCCTGCAGATGAACATTCAGGAATTGGCCACCGCCGCAGAGGAAGGGGTGAACGTCAAGATACTGCTGGCGGACAACAACGCCCTGGGCCTGGTGCGCCAGCAGCAGGAACTGTTCTACGAGGGGCGGCTGGTGGCCAGCACGTACCGGCGCAAGGTGGATTTTGCGCGCATCGCCGAAGGGTTCGGCGTGCCCGCCGTGGACCTGGACGCCAGCGAACACCCCCTGCGCGACCTGGCCGATGCCCTGCGCGCGCCCGGGCCGTGCCTGATCCGGGTCACCGTGCCCGCCGACGCCAACGTGTACCCCATGGTGCCCCCCGGCGCGGACAACCTGCAAATGATCGGCGGCGAGCCGGAACCGGACGGCGCCACGCCTACCCTGTCGGAAGATGACGACGATTGCGACACCCATGCCGATGCCACCGGAGGCCACCATGTCCACGCCTGA
- the ilvN gene encoding acetolactate synthase small subunit, whose product MISPAPDARPLVALRLTVNNHPGVMSHVCGLFARRAFNVEAILCTPVNGGEVSRIWLLVAEDERLEQMVRQVRKLHDVLDVRRRPAGGEGFARLAECMAAWERETAGH is encoded by the coding sequence TTGATCAGCCCGGCGCCGGACGCCCGGCCGCTGGTGGCCCTGCGCCTGACCGTGAACAACCACCCCGGCGTCATGTCGCACGTGTGCGGGCTGTTCGCCCGGCGGGCCTTCAACGTGGAGGCCATCCTGTGCACGCCGGTGAACGGCGGCGAGGTAAGCCGCATCTGGCTGCTGGTGGCCGAGGATGAACGGCTGGAACAGATGGTGCGCCAGGTGCGCAAGCTGCACGACGTGCTGGACGTGCGCCGCCGTCCCGCCGGGGGCGAAGGGTTCGCCCGGCTGGCCGAGTGCATGGCCGCGTGGGAGCGCGAGACCGCCGGGCACTAG
- a CDS encoding methyl-accepting chemotaxis protein, whose protein sequence is MKFLRQFGITTRLVVLSLLAFVFIGAAGTAGWMGARVIERNLKDVSNIRLPGLNFLIQADRDLQQLLVAERSLLFADPADKKLIERLKKEYEDNLRQSDERWNKYKNLPLDDAARPLIPQYDAARATWMPLSRAVVDAALSGDQAARQKAAASSLSDVGVKFEAMREVINQLTEIIEKAAKADNAEADASYNDTMYRLAGATILALLVLAGFATAITLSVTVPLKRTVAYSEAVSRGALEECLTVDARDEVGVLAECLCRMVSTLKDKIGEADARSAEARAESERARQATAEADSARGRAESAKREGLLQAADTLTGVTGVLGSASEELAAQIEQASRGAEHQMQRVSETATAMEEMNATVLEVARSAGEAASSAESARDKALSGQDVVRQVVAGIGQVQQTADQLKADMAELGRQAEDIGRVMTVINDIADQTNLLALNAAIEAARAGDAGRGFAVVADEVRKLAEKTMLATKEVGQAIAGIQGGTRRNVGHVEDTVQHVQQVTRLATESGESLGVIVDLAASVSDQVRSIATASEEQSAASEEINRSIEDISRVSAESAEVMRQSAAAVAEMAQQSHVLQGLIRKMREEG, encoded by the coding sequence ATGAAATTTCTCCGCCAGTTCGGCATCACCACCCGGCTTGTCGTCCTCTCGCTGCTGGCTTTCGTCTTCATAGGCGCCGCAGGCACGGCAGGCTGGATGGGTGCGCGGGTCATCGAACGGAACCTGAAAGACGTTTCCAACATTCGTCTGCCCGGCCTGAATTTTCTGATACAGGCCGACAGGGACCTGCAACAGTTGCTGGTGGCTGAGCGCTCGCTGCTGTTTGCCGACCCTGCGGACAAAAAGCTTATTGAACGGCTGAAGAAAGAATACGAAGACAACCTGCGGCAGTCGGACGAGCGCTGGAACAAGTACAAGAACCTGCCCCTCGACGACGCTGCCAGGCCGCTCATACCGCAGTACGACGCGGCCCGCGCCACCTGGATGCCCCTTTCGCGCGCGGTGGTTGACGCCGCCCTTTCCGGCGACCAGGCGGCACGCCAGAAGGCCGCCGCCAGTTCGCTGAGCGACGTGGGCGTGAAGTTCGAGGCCATGCGCGAGGTCATCAACCAGCTTACCGAAATCATCGAAAAGGCGGCCAAGGCGGACAATGCCGAGGCCGATGCCAGCTACAACGACACCATGTACCGGCTGGCCGGGGCCACCATTCTGGCACTGCTGGTGCTGGCGGGGTTCGCCACGGCCATCACCCTTTCGGTCACCGTGCCGCTGAAGCGCACCGTTGCCTATTCCGAGGCCGTATCACGCGGGGCGCTGGAAGAATGCCTGACCGTGGATGCCCGCGACGAGGTGGGCGTACTGGCTGAATGTCTGTGCCGCATGGTGTCCACGCTGAAGGACAAGATCGGCGAGGCCGATGCCCGCTCGGCCGAGGCCCGCGCCGAATCGGAACGGGCGCGGCAGGCCACGGCAGAGGCCGATTCCGCCAGAGGCCGGGCGGAATCGGCCAAGCGCGAGGGGCTGTTGCAGGCCGCCGACACCCTGACCGGCGTCACCGGCGTGCTGGGTTCCGCCTCGGAGGAACTGGCCGCGCAGATCGAGCAGGCCAGCCGTGGCGCGGAACACCAGATGCAACGCGTGTCCGAAACCGCCACGGCCATGGAGGAAATGAACGCCACGGTGCTTGAGGTGGCCCGTAGTGCCGGTGAGGCCGCCAGCTCCGCCGAAAGCGCCCGCGACAAGGCCTTGAGCGGCCAGGACGTGGTGCGCCAGGTGGTGGCGGGCATCGGGCAGGTGCAGCAGACCGCCGACCAGCTCAAGGCCGACATGGCCGAACTGGGTCGTCAGGCCGAAGACATTGGCCGGGTGATGACCGTGATCAACGACATCGCCGACCAGACCAACCTGCTGGCGCTGAACGCGGCCATCGAGGCGGCCCGCGCCGGAGACGCCGGGCGCGGTTTTGCCGTGGTCGCCGACGAGGTGCGCAAGCTGGCCGAAAAGACCATGCTGGCCACCAAGGAAGTGGGGCAGGCCATAGCGGGCATTCAGGGCGGCACCCGACGCAACGTGGGCCACGTGGAGGACACGGTGCAACACGTGCAGCAGGTAACCCGGCTGGCCACGGAATCGGGCGAGTCGCTGGGGGTCATCGTGGACCTGGCGGCCTCGGTGTCCGACCAGGTTCGGTCCATTGCCACGGCCAGCGAGGAACAGTCCGCCGCCAGCGAGGAGATCAACCGCTCCATCGAGGACATCAGCCGGGTTTCCGCCGAATCCGCCGAGGTGATGCGCCAGTCCGCCGCCGCCGTGGCCGAGATGGCCCAGCAGTCACACGTGTTGCAGGGGTTAATCCGCAAGATGCGCGAAGAAGGGTAG